Below is a window of bacterium DNA.
CAAGCTTGCTCAAGCAAATAGCTTTAAAAGTTTAATATTTCAGTTAGAGCAACAACTTGAAGAATATGAAAACTTGAAAAAAGGTAATTTCAAGTTGCCTGATGAAGTTACTTTTTCCGATTTATTGGGGTATTTGATTAAAATTCGTATTTCTAAGGGAATTTCTCAATCTGAACTTGCAAGAAAATTAGGTGTATCAAAGCAACAAATCAGTAGATATGAAGAACATGAATATCAAGGTGCAAATATAGCTAGAATTCATAAGATTTTAGAAGTGCTTAATGTAAAAGTAAGCATTAAATTACAGAATGTAGCCTGACTTTTGCCAGAAAAGATAAATTTAAAAACTTTTACCCGTAATGTGTAAATGATATAATTATTCGACAAGGGGTAAAATTATGGAATATAAGAATAGAATTGCCGATATAGATAAAGCTAAAGAGACTATAGATAATTATAGACCGCTTTGTAAAGATGTTTTAGAAC
It encodes the following:
- a CDS encoding helix-turn-helix transcriptional regulator is translated as MYQIKSESDKKNTLKWLSNFNKELEAIMKVDIPEEVKLAQANSFKSLIFQLEQQLEEYENLKKGNFKLPDEVTFSDLLGYLIKIRISKGISQSELARKLGVSKQQISRYEEHEYQGANIARIHKILEVLNVKVSIKLQNVA